One Rhizobiales bacterium GAS188 DNA window includes the following coding sequences:
- a CDS encoding polar amino acid transport system permease protein encodes MPEIIWKNLDFLLAGLGMTVRLAAIGVAGGTALGLTLAILRHARIPVLSRIALVYIEIIRGTPLLVVLFICFFALPAFFGYRTNAVEAASLGFVLFIAAYLAEDFRSGLRSVRPGQTQAGLACGLKPIQVFYLIVLPQAVRRTIPPVFSQYVRLFKFTSVASVIGVRELTGSALLVNAREFQPVVMLTSVALTYLVICSAMSFFGRLLYAQLAIRS; translated from the coding sequence ATGCCTGAGATCATCTGGAAGAATCTCGACTTCCTGCTCGCCGGGCTCGGCATGACGGTGCGGCTTGCGGCCATCGGTGTCGCGGGCGGCACGGCGCTCGGGCTGACGCTCGCGATCCTGCGTCACGCGCGCATTCCGGTGCTGAGCCGGATCGCGCTGGTCTATATCGAGATCATCCGCGGCACTCCGCTGCTGGTCGTGCTGTTCATCTGCTTCTTCGCCTTGCCGGCCTTCTTCGGCTACCGGACCAACGCAGTCGAGGCTGCATCGCTCGGCTTCGTCCTGTTCATCGCCGCCTATCTGGCTGAGGACTTCAGAAGCGGCCTGCGCTCCGTGCGCCCCGGGCAGACCCAGGCCGGGCTTGCCTGCGGCCTCAAGCCGATCCAGGTGTTCTACCTCATCGTCCTGCCGCAGGCGGTACGCCGCACGATCCCGCCCGTCTTCAGCCAATATGTCCGGCTGTTCAAATTCACATCGGTCGCGTCCGTGATCGGGGTGCGCGAGCTCACGGGCAGCGCGCTGCTGGTCAACGCCCGCGAGTTTCAACCGGTGGTGATGCTCACGAGCGTCGCTTTGACCTATCTCGTCATATGCTCGGCCATGTCGTTCTTCGGCAGGCTGCTCTACGCGCAGCTGGCGATAAGGAGCTGA
- a CDS encoding amino acid ABC transporter membrane protein 1, PAAT family, translated as MSYQFDWAQIWQHRDLIVDGLWTTIGLSAAALVLALGIGAIIGTLGASRSRFARIAAGLFVECMRNIPLLIHMYFWYMALAFLRLPPFTCAVLGLTLYSSAYVAEVVRAGLDSIPKGQAQAAAASGLRPLQVLVLVIYPQALRVIAPSLASLSSQLIKDSSLASVIAVADLTYQAGAIEGQTFRTFEVYITIAVLYLVLVFIVSRGLTSIPGMRDTPSVGRVADA; from the coding sequence ATGTCCTACCAGTTCGATTGGGCGCAGATCTGGCAGCATCGTGACCTGATCGTCGATGGGCTGTGGACGACGATCGGGCTTTCGGCAGCTGCGCTGGTGCTGGCGCTCGGCATAGGTGCCATCATCGGCACCTTGGGCGCTTCACGATCGAGGTTTGCCCGTATCGCGGCCGGCCTCTTCGTCGAATGCATGCGCAATATCCCGCTCCTGATCCATATGTATTTCTGGTATATGGCGCTGGCCTTCCTGCGGCTGCCGCCTTTCACTTGCGCGGTTCTCGGCCTGACCCTGTATTCCAGCGCCTATGTGGCGGAAGTGGTTCGCGCCGGTCTCGACAGCATTCCCAAAGGGCAAGCGCAGGCGGCGGCTGCTTCGGGATTGCGACCTCTGCAGGTCCTTGTCCTCGTGATCTATCCGCAGGCGCTGCGCGTCATCGCGCCCTCGCTCGCGAGCCTGTCGTCTCAGCTCATCAAGGATTCATCGCTTGCATCCGTCATCGCGGTTGCCGACCTGACCTATCAGGCGGGCGCGATCGAAGGACAGACGTTTCGCACCTTCGAGGTCTATATCACCATCGCTGTTTTGTATCTCGTGCTGGTGTTCATCGTCAGCCGGGGCCTCACCAGCATTCCCGGCATGCGCGATACTCCCTCGGTCGGAAGAGTGGCCGATGCCTGA
- a CDS encoding amino acid ABC transporter substrate-binding protein, PAAT family yields MSSRTWIFSLLCVAALAALVAPAPASAETPQSSIATIKNRGKLLAGVKFDTPPFGFLDKDNKPAGFDLDLVSKIAEKIGVPVEFVTVTSPTRIPMLVSGNVDLVAASMTHTRERDKAIDFSITYYTGGQALLVPADSAVSGLKDLEGKAVAVQQGTTLEKNIAAAAPKAKISGFKDYNSAWLALVQGRVDALTGSLNILQGFAKDNKGYKIAGDMFSVEPFGVGVRKGDSALRDAVNETIQDLWTSGEYRKLYVKWFGEEPRIPIEIWP; encoded by the coding sequence ATGAGCTCCCGCACTTGGATTTTCAGCCTCTTATGTGTCGCGGCGCTTGCCGCTCTCGTCGCTCCGGCGCCCGCCTCCGCCGAGACGCCGCAGAGCTCGATCGCGACGATCAAGAACCGCGGCAAGCTGCTCGCGGGCGTCAAATTCGACACGCCGCCCTTCGGCTTTCTCGACAAGGACAACAAGCCTGCCGGCTTCGATCTCGATCTCGTGTCGAAGATCGCCGAGAAGATCGGGGTCCCCGTCGAATTCGTCACCGTGACCTCGCCCACCCGCATTCCGATGCTGGTGAGCGGCAATGTGGATCTCGTCGCAGCCTCGATGACGCATACGCGGGAACGTGACAAGGCGATCGACTTCTCGATCACCTATTATACGGGCGGGCAGGCATTGCTGGTGCCGGCGGACAGCGCCGTCAGCGGGCTGAAGGATCTCGAAGGCAAGGCCGTGGCGGTCCAGCAAGGCACGACCTTGGAGAAGAACATCGCCGCCGCCGCGCCCAAGGCCAAGATATCAGGCTTCAAGGACTACAACAGCGCCTGGCTTGCGCTCGTGCAAGGGCGGGTCGACGCCCTGACCGGGAGCCTGAATATCCTGCAGGGCTTCGCCAAGGACAATAAGGGCTACAAGATCGCCGGCGACATGTTCAGCGTCGAACCCTTCGGCGTCGGCGTCAGGAAGGGCGATTCCGCGCTCCGGGACGCCGTCAACGAGACCATCCAGGATCTTTGGACATCGGGAGAATACCGCAAGCTCTACGTCAAATGGTTTGGCGAGGAGCCGCGCATTCCGATCGAGATCTGGCCCTGA